AAGCCGGCATCCTTCCCGGCCTGCATAGCCTGGCCTTCGACCTCTCAGCCGCCGTTCCGCCGTCGTCCTGGTACGGGACCTTGCTGAAGGGCACACTGAACTTCTCCCCGGCCACCACCTGGCTGGAAGCAGCAGCCTGGCTGCTGTACGTCATCCCCGTCCTGTTCCTGTACATCCGGGCCAACCGCTCCCATCCTCCGGCGGCAGCAGCGAAGACGCCCGCGGCGAACCCGGCAGTCGCCCTGCAGCAGTAAGAACCCAGAGCCTCTCCAACTCGACGCGCAGGCCCTCGCAGCCGCGCCTTCCCCCAACACAAAGGACCCCCATGCTTGGCACGTTCCTGTCCACGTCCACTTCCCCGAAGCTTCGCAGGACCCTCACCGTCATCGGCGCAGCCGCCGCCGTCCCCATGGTTCTGGCGGGCTGCACTGACAATGCGAAAACCACGGCGGCCACGGATGGGCCGATCCAGGTCAGCAGTACCGCTAATGAATGCAAGGTCTCCACAGGAACTGCGCCCAGCGGCAACCTGACGTTTGCCGTGAAGAACGAAGGCACCGAGGTCACCGAGTTCTACCTGCTGGCCGAGGACGGTTTGCGGATCATCGGTGAAGTGGAGAACATCGGGCCTGGAATTACGCGGAACCTGGTGCTCACGGCTCCTGCAGGCAAGTACAACACCGCCTGCAAGCCGGGTATGCAGGGCGACGGCATCCGGGCTTCGTTCGAGGTCACGGAATCCGGAAACAAGCCAAGCGCAGATGCTGACTTCCAAAAGCTGCTTGAGACCGGCTCCCAGCAGTACGCCGCTTACGTCAAGGACCAAACGGAGCAACTCGTCACAGGCACCAAGGCCTTTGCAGATGCCTTCGCAGCCGGTGACGCCGCCAAGGCCCGCGAACTCTATGCGGCGACCCGTATGCACTGGGAGCGGATCGAGCCCGTTGCCGAGTCGTTTGGCGATCTCGACCCCAAGCTGGATGCACGCGAGGCCGAT
This genomic stretch from Micrococcaceae bacterium Sec5.1 harbors:
- the efeO gene encoding iron uptake system protein EfeO gives rise to the protein MLGTFLSTSTSPKLRRTLTVIGAAAAVPMVLAGCTDNAKTTAATDGPIQVSSTANECKVSTGTAPSGNLTFAVKNEGTEVTEFYLLAEDGLRIIGEVENIGPGITRNLVLTAPAGKYNTACKPGMQGDGIRASFEVTESGNKPSADADFQKLLETGSQQYAAYVKDQTEQLVTGTKAFADAFAAGDAAKARELYAATRMHWERIEPVAESFGDLDPKLDAREADLEPGQEWTGWHRAEKDLFPPADYTAMTPAERTAISAQLVADTADLATRTRTVELTADKLGNGAKELLDEVATGKVTGEEEIWSHTDLWDFQANVDGARIAFESLKPALEQKDAELAKSLDEKFTALQAELKKHAKGDGFSYYNELSQDQIQQLAALVDSLGEPLSKLTSAVVL